A stretch of the Candidatus Binataceae bacterium genome encodes the following:
- a CDS encoding enoyl-CoA hydratase-related protein yields the protein MSAYRFIEVDDPEPGIRRIALNRPDKRNALSNALRGELFDALRKADADPSIGAIIIKGKGKCFSAGYDLAQSPNEPLPRTVSPGEGVWPRHLVDGWFEMWDMATPIIAQVHGYCLAGGTELATACDLVYTAEDAQIGYPPVRAMSSPDCAYHPWLMGLRNAMEMMLTGDSISGIEAAQMGFANRAFPADQLEEAVLNVARRVAKIPRDLQALNKRVVHRAMEVMGARAAIRSATEIQALCFHQPSSREYMKKMRENVTRALDERDAKFQDYRTAEHRKK from the coding sequence ATGAGTGCATACCGCTTTATTGAGGTTGATGATCCTGAACCGGGAATCCGGCGCATCGCGCTTAATCGGCCGGACAAGCGCAACGCGCTTTCCAACGCTTTGCGCGGGGAACTGTTTGATGCGCTGCGTAAAGCCGATGCCGATCCCAGCATCGGCGCTATTATCATCAAGGGCAAAGGCAAATGCTTCAGCGCCGGCTACGACCTGGCGCAATCGCCCAACGAGCCGCTGCCCCGGACGGTCTCGCCAGGCGAAGGAGTCTGGCCGCGGCACCTGGTTGACGGCTGGTTCGAGATGTGGGACATGGCCACGCCGATCATCGCGCAAGTGCACGGCTATTGTCTGGCGGGAGGGACAGAGCTCGCGACCGCCTGCGATCTGGTTTACACGGCCGAGGATGCGCAAATCGGCTACCCGCCGGTACGAGCGATGTCATCGCCGGACTGCGCGTACCATCCATGGCTGATGGGCCTGCGCAACGCGATGGAAATGATGCTGACGGGTGATTCGATCAGCGGAATCGAAGCTGCGCAAATGGGGTTCGCCAATCGCGCTTTTCCCGCCGACCAATTGGAGGAGGCGGTCCTCAACGTCGCGCGCCGGGTCGCCAAGATTCCCCGCGACTTGCAGGCGCTCAACAAACGCGTGGTCCATCGCGCGATGGAGGTGATGGGCGCGCGTGCCGCGATCCGTTCCGCCACGGAAATCCAGGCGCTGTGTTTCCATCAGCCTTCGTCGCGCGAGTACATGAAGAAGATGCGCGAAAATGTGACACGCGCGCTTGACGAGCGCGACGCAAAATTCCAGGACTACCGCACCGCAGAGCATCGGAAGAAATAA
- a CDS encoding ABC transporter ATP-binding protein, translating to MSSTSAVDPIVGQVAERPAAVEARSLVFRYGDRAALNDVSFTISRGEIFGFLGPNGGGKTTLFRVLSTLVPIQSGAAAMLGYDLAGDTTAVRRKLGVVFQHPSLDLKLTVAENLSHHGHLYGIRGHTLRDKSSAALARLGLSARANDLVETLSGGLRRRVELAKALLHDPKLLLLDEPSTGLDPVARRDFSNYLASLRERDGVTVVLTTHYLEEAERCDRIAILDDGRMVAMAPPGELKASVGGDVLVVHAAAPEQLQRKILQRLKLKSQIVDGTIRIERPRAHEIVREVMDGFSDEIESISLGKPTLEDVFVHLTGHRFLTEPEPAVTARES from the coding sequence ATGAGTTCGACTTCCGCCGTCGATCCGATTGTTGGGCAGGTCGCAGAGCGCCCCGCCGCAGTCGAAGCGCGCTCGTTAGTCTTTCGCTATGGCGACCGCGCGGCGCTCAACGACGTAAGCTTTACCATTTCACGTGGCGAAATCTTCGGATTCCTGGGACCCAATGGCGGGGGGAAAACCACGCTCTTTCGGGTTCTTTCTACCCTCGTGCCTATCCAATCCGGCGCCGCCGCGATGCTCGGCTACGACCTCGCCGGGGACACGACCGCGGTTCGGCGAAAACTCGGCGTCGTGTTTCAGCATCCGAGTCTCGACCTTAAGCTCACGGTGGCCGAAAATCTGTCTCACCATGGTCATCTATATGGAATCCGGGGACACACGCTCCGCGACAAGAGCTCGGCCGCACTAGCCCGCCTGGGTCTTTCGGCTCGCGCCAACGATCTGGTCGAGACCCTCTCAGGCGGACTGCGCCGGCGCGTAGAACTCGCCAAGGCTCTGTTGCACGACCCGAAACTCCTGCTTCTGGATGAGCCGAGTACGGGCCTGGACCCAGTAGCGCGCCGCGACTTCTCAAACTATCTGGCTAGTTTGCGCGAGCGCGATGGCGTTACGGTCGTATTAACTACGCACTATCTCGAAGAAGCCGAGCGCTGCGACCGGATCGCGATTCTCGATGACGGCCGCATGGTCGCGATGGCACCCCCTGGCGAGTTAAAGGCCAGCGTCGGCGGCGACGTACTCGTCGTTCACGCCGCCGCGCCCGAGCAATTACAGCGCAAAATACTGCAACGCTTGAAGCTCAAGAGTCAGATAGTCGACGGCACAATCAGGATCGAGCGGCCACGCGCTCATGAAATCGTCCGCGAGGTCATGGACGGCTTTTCGGACGAGATTGAATCGATCTCGTTGGGTAAGCCGACGCTTGAAGACGTCTTCGTCCATCTTACCGGCCATCGCTTTCTCACCGAGCCGGAACCCGCCGTCACGGCTCGTGAGTCTTGA
- a CDS encoding phosphotransferase family protein, which yields MSTVSQEKTGPNATVDLVGLRRFVADRKLGDPSALRSENISFGHSNEVHLVHFDGRSWALRRPPRGPLLPTAHDMMREYRVLSALQNTPVPVPRVFAACDDPSYIGAPFYLMEYMQGDVIRADTSRTFANTPERRRAVSEAMIDLLAALQAVDWSAAGLEGFGRPDGYLPRQLKRWTDQLDRALQVTTSIRPLPVMSKVREWLEKRIPESPPATIVHGDFKLDNVMFDGKAPGAKVIAVFDWEMSTIGDPLADLGWLLSYWLEPSDSAERKGVTTAVTTEPGFLSRQEMVDRYEANTGRKMTDFAFYEAFAIFKLAIIMEGSYSRFVRGQTDDPLFVAMKERVPALADAAWKVCSAGKS from the coding sequence ATGAGCACTGTCTCGCAGGAAAAAACCGGACCGAATGCCACCGTCGATCTCGTGGGGCTGCGCAGATTCGTAGCCGACCGCAAGCTTGGCGACCCGTCCGCGCTCCGCTCGGAGAACATCTCGTTTGGCCATTCCAACGAGGTGCACCTGGTGCATTTCGACGGTCGCTCCTGGGCGCTGCGGCGCCCGCCGCGGGGCCCGCTGCTGCCGACCGCTCACGACATGATGCGGGAGTATCGGGTGCTGAGCGCTCTGCAGAATACGCCGGTGCCCGTGCCGCGAGTGTTTGCCGCGTGTGACGACCCATCTTATATCGGAGCCCCTTTCTACCTAATGGAATATATGCAGGGCGACGTGATCCGCGCGGATACCTCGCGAACCTTTGCCAACACCCCGGAGCGGCGGCGCGCAGTCAGCGAAGCGATGATCGACCTGCTTGCGGCGTTGCAGGCGGTCGACTGGAGCGCGGCGGGTCTCGAGGGCTTTGGACGCCCCGACGGGTACCTCCCGCGGCAGCTTAAGCGATGGACCGATCAGCTCGATCGCGCGCTGCAGGTAACCACCTCAATTCGCCCGCTGCCGGTGATGAGCAAGGTGCGTGAATGGTTGGAGAAGCGAATTCCCGAATCGCCGCCCGCGACCATCGTTCACGGCGACTTCAAGCTCGACAACGTCATGTTCGATGGCAAGGCTCCCGGTGCCAAAGTGATCGCAGTGTTCGATTGGGAAATGTCGACGATTGGAGATCCGCTGGCGGATCTCGGGTGGCTGCTCTCCTATTGGTTGGAGCCATCGGACAGTGCCGAGCGCAAGGGCGTGACCACGGCGGTCACGACCGAGCCTGGATTCCTTTCGCGGCAGGAAATGGTTGACCGCTACGAAGCAAACACCGGACGCAAAATGACGGATTTCGCCTTTTACGAGGCATTCGCAATCTTCAAGCTCGCGATAATCATGGAAGGGAGCTATTCGCGCTTCGTGCGCGGGCAGACCGACGATCCCCTATTCGTGGCGATGAAAGAACGCGTACCCGCGCTCGCGGATGCAGCCTGGAAGGTCTGCAGCGCTGGCAAAAGTTGA
- a CDS encoding ABC transporter permease, producing the protein MLEAGLQVGTLWWREIARFVRQRSRVTGAILQPLVFWLLLGAGLRASFRPSGMPEGINYAQYFYPGVIVLVLLFTAIFATISTVEDRREGFLQGVLVAPISRASVVLGQALGGTTLALLQGIIFLLLAPLAGIHLNAEAVVVATAMMAIIAFALTNIGLVIAWRIESTQGFHAIMNLILIPIWLLSGAFFPADGAPLWLRWTMKLNPLTYGMTALRRGLYLAEPGAFCSYTHFKTSAAIAVAFALGAFLLASRVARRASV; encoded by the coding sequence ATGCTAGAAGCAGGTTTACAAGTAGGTACGCTGTGGTGGCGCGAAATTGCACGCTTCGTGCGGCAACGCAGCCGCGTGACCGGCGCCATCCTCCAGCCTCTGGTATTCTGGTTGCTGCTCGGCGCGGGGTTGCGCGCCTCATTTCGTCCAAGCGGAATGCCCGAGGGTATCAATTACGCGCAGTACTTCTACCCCGGTGTGATCGTGCTGGTGCTCTTGTTCACCGCGATATTCGCTACCATCTCAACTGTCGAGGATCGGCGCGAGGGCTTCCTCCAGGGCGTGCTGGTGGCTCCCATTTCGCGCGCTTCAGTGGTGTTGGGCCAGGCGCTTGGCGGAACTACACTAGCTCTGTTACAGGGAATCATTTTTCTCCTGCTCGCGCCGCTGGCAGGAATTCATCTGAACGCGGAAGCAGTCGTGGTAGCTACCGCGATGATGGCGATCATCGCATTCGCGCTCACCAACATCGGGCTCGTGATCGCGTGGCGCATCGAATCGACCCAGGGGTTTCACGCCATCATGAACCTGATCCTGATCCCGATTTGGTTGCTCTCAGGCGCGTTCTTCCCTGCCGACGGCGCGCCTCTGTGGCTACGCTGGACGATGAAGCTTAATCCGCTGACTTATGGAATGACGGCGCTGCGACGGGGACTTTACCTAGCCGAACCCGGCGCGTTCTGTTCGTACACACACTTCAAGACATCCGCTGCCATAGCAGTTGCCTTCGCTCTGGGGGCTTTCCTGCTTGCGAGCCGAGTCGCCCGCCGCGCGTCCGTATAG
- a CDS encoding NUDIX hydrolase N-terminal domain-containing protein, whose protein sequence is MSQDRLLVELARFIERVNAVARTGLAFKAEGFDAERYEELLMDAARMQAAAVDATVEDAETIRRGWRDAVIAGYEGYVTPAVGCGIVAFNERNQVLMIQRPSGKWWFPTGFCEVGISAAENVAKEAMEEVGLRVEPLRLMALIDSRKTGDPWRHIYAILFYCGIVGGELRRHPLEVKDLGFFTLDSLPQPLHGKDRKWIQLAREFHFDGRVEPYFDRV, encoded by the coding sequence ATGAGCCAGGATCGCCTACTGGTGGAACTCGCGCGCTTCATCGAGCGCGTGAATGCGGTTGCTCGCACCGGCCTCGCATTCAAGGCCGAAGGATTCGATGCGGAGCGATACGAAGAGCTGCTGATGGATGCGGCACGAATGCAGGCAGCGGCGGTCGACGCGACAGTTGAAGATGCAGAGACGATTCGGCGCGGATGGCGCGATGCGGTGATCGCTGGCTATGAGGGTTACGTTACGCCGGCGGTAGGCTGCGGAATCGTGGCGTTCAACGAGCGCAATCAAGTGCTGATGATCCAACGGCCCTCCGGAAAATGGTGGTTTCCAACCGGCTTTTGCGAGGTGGGCATTTCGGCTGCAGAGAACGTGGCGAAAGAGGCCATGGAGGAAGTCGGGTTGAGGGTGGAGCCGCTGCGTCTGATGGCGCTCATAGACAGCCGGAAGACCGGCGACCCATGGCGGCACATATACGCGATCTTGTTCTATTGCGGGATTGTCGGTGGTGAGCTGCGACGACATCCGCTGGAAGTGAAGGACCTGGGCTTCTTTACCCTCGATTCGTTGCCGCAGCCACTGCACGGAAAGGATCGAAAATGGATCCAGCTCGCGCGCGAGTTCCATTTCGACGGACGAGTGGAGCCATACTTCGACCGCGTGTGA